The Tenacibaculum jejuense genome includes a window with the following:
- a CDS encoding thioredoxin family protein: protein MQKRNWLQSLFYTIMHIKKVTYILLFYFLSHSIIAQKDSSINWITFEQLEDSLSVKPKKVFIDFYADWCIYCKKMEKVAFKNPKVISKLNTSYYAVKMNAESTDTIFFGGDTFINKQIGKKRNPTHDIPLLLASRNNKDFSLPAIIILDEKFKISARYFEYLDSKKMLKAID from the coding sequence ATGCAAAAGCGCAACTGGTTACAATCTCTATTTTATACAATTATGCATATAAAAAAGGTAACATACATACTATTATTTTACTTCTTATCTCATTCTATAATAGCTCAAAAAGATAGTAGCATTAACTGGATTACATTTGAGCAACTAGAAGACTCTCTTTCTGTAAAGCCTAAAAAAGTATTTATTGACTTTTATGCAGACTGGTGTATTTATTGTAAAAAAATGGAAAAGGTAGCTTTTAAAAACCCTAAAGTTATTTCAAAATTAAACACTAGTTATTATGCTGTTAAAATGAATGCTGAAAGTACCGATACCATTTTCTTTGGAGGTGATACTTTTATTAATAAACAAATTGGAAAAAAAAGAAATCCTACTCATGATATTCCTTTACTGTTAGCTTCAAGAAACAATAAAGACTTCTCACTCCCTGCAATAATAATTTTAGATGAGAAGTTTAAAATTTCAGCACGATACTTTGAATATTTAGACAGTAAGAAAATGTTAAAAGCCATAGATTAA
- a CDS encoding TonB-dependent receptor has protein sequence MKKILLIALVCLCQMVGAQDKGTVTGTVTDKEMNGDSLPFANVFIKGTSIGGNTDLDGKYTISVPAGNHTLVFSFVGYQTIEKPITVVAGKTLVINQELGASGGEQLEEVQINTTVNREKESALLLEQKKAVVIQQKIGNQELARKGVGDVATAVTKTTGVSKEEGSGSVFVRGLGDRYNVTTLNGLPLPSNDPSKKNIDLSIFSTDIVEYIGIDKTYALNNYGDFAGANVDISSKVYKGKGFAEISLGTGLNTVANNKTFYGSDGPNSFGFYKTNYPAFPLNNYNFTTSWDRQEGNAPVNTSIAIKGGDSFNLSENTRLSFFAVGSFNNDYTYQQGVTRADVNVSAVARRDLVRESYTYNTNTTAMGNLRLKYKSHEFKYNGLMVNNSSDTHDDYQGIYDIFDNAPEGGAVIQRQTYIQNTLFVHQLLGDHKFGENIEFDWGASYNFNKNNVPDRKQSTVLPNRNDEPNGPKSFLLISNDSDNHRFFSDLEEEEIAANSSITYKFAKDADDINRAKLKLGYSGRFKDVEFDATQFNFAITLRTVTQPIVDDVYNLDSYFNQENFNAGLFAIRTFRGGLSSTIDVLLPQTYGGTQNINAAYAQLEYKFSDKFTGIFGVRGEKINQSLFYNTSILTGESELDETQILPSASLKYTLNDKNNLKFAASKTYTLPQFKERAPFLFEDIVNNSLGNPNLYSSDNYNVDFKWEFYPEKEEIISAGLFGKYIENPINEVQINSASNDISYANTGDWGIAYGIELELRKNLFNFETETEDKTLNNKLTFGFNGSYMMHNQELNKEKIIRENPGTSVDFSNEEDGFAGASDFLLNTDFTYLKDFRNGMNIQSTIVFNYFSDRIFALGTEGKGNLVDKGYGTLDLILKSNINENISVGLSAKNLLNPSIERFQDNQDVTILSFRRGVNLNFSLSYKF, from the coding sequence ATGAAAAAAATTTTATTGATTGCTTTAGTTTGTCTGTGTCAAATGGTCGGTGCACAAGACAAAGGTACAGTTACGGGGACTGTTACTGATAAAGAAATGAATGGTGATAGCTTACCATTTGCTAATGTATTTATCAAAGGTACTTCTATCGGTGGTAATACAGATTTAGATGGAAAGTATACCATTTCTGTTCCTGCAGGAAATCACACTTTAGTTTTTAGTTTTGTGGGGTACCAAACTATAGAAAAGCCAATTACAGTTGTAGCTGGTAAGACTTTAGTTATAAACCAAGAACTTGGTGCTAGTGGTGGTGAACAATTAGAAGAAGTTCAGATTAATACTACTGTCAATAGAGAGAAAGAAAGTGCTCTTTTATTAGAGCAAAAAAAGGCTGTTGTAATACAACAAAAAATAGGAAATCAAGAACTTGCTAGAAAAGGTGTTGGAGATGTTGCTACAGCAGTTACAAAAACAACTGGAGTATCAAAAGAGGAAGGTTCTGGTTCTGTATTTGTAAGAGGTCTAGGAGATCGATACAATGTAACTACTCTTAATGGATTACCTTTACCATCTAACGATCCTTCTAAGAAAAATATCGATTTAAGTATTTTTTCTACTGATATCGTTGAGTACATTGGAATTGACAAAACTTATGCACTTAATAACTATGGGGACTTTGCAGGTGCTAATGTTGATATTTCTTCAAAAGTTTATAAAGGAAAAGGATTTGCTGAGATTAGCTTGGGTACAGGACTTAATACAGTAGCGAATAATAAAACTTTTTACGGTTCAGATGGACCTAATAGTTTTGGTTTTTACAAAACTAATTATCCTGCATTTCCATTAAACAATTATAATTTTACAACTAGCTGGGACAGACAAGAAGGTAATGCTCCAGTAAATACTTCAATTGCCATTAAAGGTGGAGATTCTTTTAATTTATCTGAAAATACTAGATTAAGTTTCTTTGCTGTTGGTTCTTTTAACAATGATTACACGTATCAACAAGGAGTTACAAGAGCAGACGTAAACGTTTCAGCAGTTGCTCGAAGAGATTTAGTAAGAGAATCTTACACGTATAATACGAATACTACTGCAATGGGTAATTTACGTTTAAAATATAAATCTCATGAATTTAAGTATAATGGTTTAATGGTTAACAATTCTAGCGATACTCATGACGATTATCAAGGTATTTATGATATTTTTGATAATGCTCCAGAAGGTGGTGCTGTTATTCAAAGACAAACTTATATTCAAAACACATTGTTTGTTCACCAATTATTAGGAGATCATAAATTTGGTGAAAATATTGAATTCGACTGGGGAGCTTCATATAACTTTAATAAAAATAACGTTCCAGATAGAAAGCAAAGTACTGTTTTACCAAATAGAAATGACGAGCCAAATGGACCTAAGTCTTTTTTATTAATTAGTAATGACTCTGATAATCATAGATTTTTCTCTGATCTAGAAGAAGAAGAAATTGCTGCGAATTCTAGTATCACATACAAATTTGCTAAAGATGCAGACGATATTAATAGAGCTAAATTAAAATTAGGTTACAGCGGAAGGTTTAAAGATGTAGAGTTTGATGCTACTCAATTTAACTTTGCCATTACTTTAAGAACCGTAACTCAACCTATTGTTGATGATGTTTATAATTTAGATAGCTATTTCAATCAAGAAAATTTTAATGCCGGCCTATTTGCAATTAGAACATTTAGAGGAGGACTAAGTAGCACGATAGATGTTCTTTTACCACAAACTTATGGAGGTACACAAAACATTAATGCTGCCTATGCACAACTTGAATATAAGTTTTCAGATAAATTCACTGGTATTTTTGGTGTAAGAGGAGAAAAAATCAATCAATCTTTATTCTACAATACCTCTATCTTAACTGGAGAAAGTGAATTAGACGAAACTCAAATCTTACCTTCAGCTTCTTTAAAATATACTTTAAATGACAAGAACAATTTAAAGTTTGCAGCTAGTAAAACATATACTTTACCTCAATTTAAAGAAAGAGCTCCTTTCTTATTCGAAGATATTGTAAACAACTCTTTAGGTAACCCTAACTTATATTCTTCAGACAACTATAATGTTGATTTCAAATGGGAATTTTACCCAGAAAAAGAAGAAATTATTTCAGCAGGTTTATTTGGTAAGTATATTGAAAACCCTATTAATGAAGTGCAAATCAATTCTGCTTCTAATGATATTAGCTATGCCAATACTGGTGATTGGGGTATTGCTTATGGAATTGAATTAGAACTAAGAAAAAATCTTTTCAATTTTGAAACTGAAACAGAAGACAAAACATTAAACAACAAATTAACTTTTGGATTTAATGGATCGTACATGATGCATAACCAAGAGTTAAATAAAGAAAAAATCATTAGAGAAAACCCTGGAACTAGTGTAGATTTTTCTAATGAAGAAGATGGTTTTGCTGGAGCTTCTGACTTCTTATTAAATACAGATTTCACATATTTAAAAGATTTTAGAAATGGTATGAATATCCAATCTACTATAGTTTTCAACTATTTTTCAGATAGAATTTTTGCTTTAGGAACTGAAGGTAAAGGGAATTTAGTAGACAAAGGATATGGAACTTTAGATTTAATTTTAAAGTCTAACATAAACGAAAATATTAGTGTTGGTCTTTCTGCTAAAAACTTATTAAATCCTAGTATCGAAAGATTTCAAGACAACCAAGATGTTACTATTTTATCTTTTAGAAGAGGTGTTAATCTTAATTTCTCTTTATCATATAAATTCTAG
- a CDS encoding toxin-antitoxin system YwqK family antitoxin, translated as MKKLVVLICFLVVGSMYAQNETKPLYEKEGDLIKVTHFHDNGNIKEQGFYKDKLLHGKWVIYDAQGDKKVMAFYNQGKKVGKWFIWEKDELKEINYENNAVASIQSWKESTKIAVK; from the coding sequence ATGAAAAAATTAGTAGTTTTAATTTGTTTCTTAGTTGTAGGAAGCATGTATGCGCAAAATGAAACAAAACCTTTATACGAAAAAGAAGGTGATTTAATAAAAGTAACTCACTTCCATGATAATGGTAATATCAAAGAACAAGGTTTTTATAAAGATAAATTACTCCATGGAAAATGGGTCATTTATGATGCGCAAGGAGATAAAAAAGTTATGGCATTTTATAACCAAGGAAAAAAAGTAGGTAAATGGTTTATCTGGGAAAAAGATGAATTGAAAGAGATAAACTACGAAAACAATGCTGTTGCAAGCATACAATCTTGGAAAGAAAGCACTAAGATTGCAGTTAAATAA
- a CDS encoding dodecin family protein, protein MAVMKVIEILANSEKSWEDATKKAVSQASKSVKNIRSAFVQSQSVVVKDDEVSEFRVNLKVTFEVN, encoded by the coding sequence ATGGCAGTAATGAAAGTAATTGAAATTCTAGCTAATTCAGAAAAAAGCTGGGAAGATGCGACTAAAAAAGCAGTGAGTCAAGCATCAAAATCTGTAAAAAACATCAGATCGGCATTTGTACAATCACAAAGTGTTGTTGTTAAAGATGACGAAGTATCTGAATTTAGAGTAAACTTAAAGGTAACCTTTGAAGTAAACTAA
- a CDS encoding mechanosensitive ion channel family protein yields the protein MEKNIDKLKGILVEYAPKVVAALLLLIIGLWIISIVTKAVRKLMEKRGIDTSLRGFLGSLVNWTLKIFLLVTVAGQLGVETTSFAAIIAAAGLAIGMALQGSLSNFAGGALIMIFRPFKVGDYIEAQGEQGVVKDIQIFTTKLNTVDNKEVIIPNGVLSNGNIINYSSEEKRRVDLTFGVSYDADIKQTKEVLLSVTENTPFTLKDPAPVVLVGELADSSVNFITRTWVKSSDYWNAHFHIIENTKIELDKAGIEIPYPHSVEIQK from the coding sequence ATGGAAAAAAACATAGACAAGTTAAAGGGTATACTTGTAGAATATGCCCCAAAAGTAGTTGCAGCTTTATTATTATTAATTATTGGATTATGGATAATAAGCATTGTTACTAAGGCAGTTCGTAAACTAATGGAAAAAAGAGGTATTGATACTTCTTTGAGAGGATTTTTAGGAAGTCTAGTAAACTGGACATTGAAAATCTTTTTATTAGTTACTGTTGCAGGACAACTTGGTGTGGAAACTACATCTTTTGCTGCTATAATTGCTGCAGCAGGTTTAGCAATAGGTATGGCTCTACAGGGTTCATTATCAAATTTTGCTGGTGGTGCACTTATCATGATTTTTAGACCTTTTAAAGTTGGTGATTATATTGAGGCTCAAGGTGAACAAGGAGTTGTAAAGGACATTCAAATTTTCACTACTAAATTAAATACTGTAGACAATAAAGAAGTAATTATTCCTAATGGTGTATTATCTAATGGAAATATAATTAATTACTCATCTGAGGAAAAAAGACGTGTTGATTTAACTTTTGGTGTTTCTTATGATGCTGATATAAAGCAAACAAAAGAAGTACTTTTATCTGTTACTGAAAACACTCCATTCACACTAAAAGATCCAGCTCCTGTAGTATTGGTTGGAGAATTAGCAGATAGTTCGGTGAATTTTATCACTAGAACTTGGGTGAAATCTTCAGATTATTGGAATGCACATTTTCACATTATAGAAAACACAAAGATTGAATTAGATAAGGCGGGGATCGAAATACCTTATCCACATTCGGTCGAAATTCAAAAATAG
- the tsaB gene encoding tRNA (adenosine(37)-N6)-threonylcarbamoyltransferase complex dimerization subunit type 1 TsaB: protein MALILNIETSTKNCSVCIANQGKVIYHKELHDINYSHAEKLHPFILDVVEKSGVSINDLDAVAVSKGPGSYTGLRIGVSAAKGLCFALNKPLISIGTLNALAHSIDVKEDAHIIPMLDARRMEVYSAVYTNENLEIREVKAEIIDENSFEEYTDKKVYLIGDGSEKCKEVLKHANFIFIEDKHPSSIQMAELSYIKYKKNDIEDVAYFEPFYLKDFMVTPQKK, encoded by the coding sequence ATGGCTTTAATTTTAAATATAGAAACATCAACTAAGAATTGTTCAGTATGTATTGCTAATCAAGGAAAAGTAATTTATCATAAAGAACTTCATGATATCAACTATTCTCACGCAGAAAAACTGCATCCATTTATTTTAGATGTTGTAGAAAAGTCTGGCGTTTCTATAAATGATTTAGATGCTGTAGCCGTAAGCAAAGGTCCTGGTTCTTATACTGGTTTGCGAATTGGAGTTTCAGCAGCTAAAGGACTTTGTTTTGCTTTAAATAAGCCATTAATAAGTATTGGAACTTTAAATGCCTTGGCACATTCTATAGATGTAAAAGAAGACGCTCATATCATTCCAATGCTAGATGCTAGACGTATGGAAGTATATTCTGCTGTTTATACCAATGAAAATTTAGAAATTAGAGAAGTAAAGGCTGAAATTATAGATGAAAACTCTTTTGAAGAGTATACAGACAAAAAAGTTTATTTGATAGGAGACGGAAGTGAAAAGTGTAAAGAGGTGTTAAAACACGCTAATTTTATCTTTATTGAGGATAAGCATCCGTCATCTATACAAATGGCAGAATTAAGTTACATAAAGTATAAAAAAAACGACATCGAAGATGTCGCTTATTTTGAGCCTTTTTATTTAAAAGATTTTATGGTAACACCACAAAAGAAATAA
- a CDS encoding TolC family protein, translated as MKNKKLLLLFPFLLVTILSYSQKEWTLKECVDHAMKNNIQVKINELNVQVAEKDVKSNKGNFLPTLSVSTGGALSTGSTFDPVTQNRTPNTTLFGGSLGVVSSYSVFNGYRNLNTYKQAKLGVERSKLDLEVIENDIALRVVNTYLNVLFAKENLEVAKVQADISKKQIERAQAQFDTGAIPKGDLLNIKSTAANDAQNVVTQENTLNIALLNLSQLLQVDYEGFQVAKIEIGSPSSALLYSSSNEVYQKALKTRPEIDKAKLNIENSNFAIEIAKSGYYPTVGLSLSADSNYRYILDPSIPTGQFFDQLDGNLGYSLRFNVTIPIFNGFRNDANVERSKIQKLISEENLEVEKLQLKQTIEQAYLDAKAAAKTFEAASISLESQDEAFKNAQASYEYGAMTRFDYDQVRNRLVNAKSALIRAKFDYVFKTKVLKFYYGENILD; from the coding sequence GTGAAGAACAAAAAATTACTACTGTTATTTCCTTTTTTATTAGTCACTATACTTTCTTACAGTCAAAAAGAATGGACTTTAAAAGAGTGTGTTGATCATGCTATGAAAAATAACATACAGGTTAAGATAAACGAACTTAATGTACAAGTTGCAGAAAAAGATGTAAAAAGTAATAAAGGAAATTTTCTACCTACTCTAAGTGTTTCTACAGGAGGAGCTTTATCTACAGGTTCTACTTTTGATCCAGTTACACAAAACAGAACACCAAATACTACTTTATTCGGAGGGTCATTAGGAGTTGTTTCTAGTTATTCAGTTTTCAATGGCTATAGAAATTTGAATACGTATAAGCAGGCAAAACTAGGAGTAGAAAGAAGTAAGTTAGATTTAGAAGTAATAGAAAATGATATAGCATTACGAGTGGTAAACACTTATCTAAATGTTTTGTTTGCTAAAGAAAATTTAGAAGTAGCTAAGGTTCAAGCAGACATAAGTAAAAAGCAGATAGAGCGAGCACAAGCACAGTTTGATACAGGAGCTATTCCTAAGGGAGATTTACTAAATATTAAATCTACTGCAGCAAACGATGCTCAAAATGTTGTTACTCAAGAAAACACTTTAAACATAGCGTTATTAAATTTATCACAGTTATTACAAGTAGATTATGAAGGTTTTCAGGTAGCCAAAATAGAAATTGGTTCACCTTCTTCAGCTTTACTATATAGTAGTTCTAACGAAGTATATCAAAAAGCATTAAAAACAAGACCAGAGATTGATAAAGCCAAATTGAATATCGAAAATTCTAATTTTGCAATTGAAATAGCAAAATCTGGCTATTATCCTACAGTAGGACTTTCCTTATCTGCAGATTCTAACTATAGATATATTTTAGATCCATCTATTCCTACAGGTCAATTCTTTGATCAGTTAGATGGTAATTTAGGTTATAGTTTACGTTTTAATGTAACCATACCTATTTTTAATGGTTTTAGAAATGATGCAAATGTAGAGCGTTCAAAAATTCAGAAATTAATATCTGAGGAAAATTTAGAAGTAGAAAAATTACAATTAAAACAAACGATAGAACAAGCTTATTTAGATGCTAAAGCAGCTGCTAAAACTTTTGAAGCGGCAAGTATTTCTCTAGAATCTCAAGATGAGGCATTCAAGAATGCTCAAGCTAGTTATGAGTACGGAGCAATGACACGATTTGATTATGATCAAGTACGTAACAGATTAGTAAATGCAAAATCAGCTTTAATTAGAGCAAAATTTGATTATGTTTTTAAAACAAAAGTCTTAAAATTCTATTACGGTGAAAATATTTTAGATTAA